GGTGAGCTGCCGGATGCGGGCCGCGTTGTCGGTGCCCATCGCCTCCTTCAGCTGGCGGATCAGGCCCTCGAGCCGCTCGCGATCCGCCGGGCTGACCTGATCGCCCAGCTCCCGCAACGAGCGCTCCACGCTGTAGATCATGTTGTCCGCCTCGTTGCGGGCCTCGGCCAGCTCGCGCCGGCGCCGGTCCTCCTCCGCATAGCGCTCGGCCTCCTTGAGCAGCCGTTCCACTTCCTCCTTGGAGAGGTTGGTGGAGGCGGTGATGGTGATCTTGGCCTCCTTGCCGGTCGCCCGGTCTCGGGCCGAGACGTGGAGGATGCCGTTCGCGTCGATGTCGAAGGTCACCTCGATCTGCGGGACGCCCCGCGGCGCCGGCGGGATGCCTTCCAGGCGGAACTGGCCCAGGAGGATATTGTCCGCCGCCATCGGCCGCTCGCCCTGGTAAACCTTGATGTCCACCGCCGTCTGGAAGTCCTCGGCCGTAGTGAAGACCTCAGTCTTGCGCACCGGGATGGTCGTGTTGCGCGGGATGATCACCGTCATCACCCCACCCAGGGTCTCCACGCCGAGGGAGAGCGGCGTCACATCCAGGAGCAGCACATCCCGGACCTCGCCGGCCAGCACGCCCGCCTGAATGGCCGCGCCGACGGCCACCACCTCGTCCGGGTTCACGCCCTTGTGGGGCTCCTTGCCCGTGAGCTCCCGGACCAGCTGCTGCACCATCGGCATGCGGGTGGCGCCGCCGACCAGGATCACCTCATCGATCTGCTCGGGGCGCAGCTTGGCATCGCGCAGGGCCTGCTCGAAGGGACCCTTCAGCCGTTCCACCAGATGGCGGGAGAGCTGCTCGAACTTGGCCCGGGTCAGGCGCATCTGAAGGTGCTTCGGCCCATCGGCCGTGGCGGTGATGAAGGGCAGGTTGATCTCGGTCTCCATCAACGTGGAGAGCTCGATCTTGGCCTTCTCGGCCGCCTCCTTCAGGCGCTGCAGGGCCTGGCGGTCCTTCCGGAGGTCGATCCCATGCTCCTTCATGAACTCCTCGGCCACGTAGTCGATGATCACCTGGTCCCAATCATCGCCACCCAGGTGCGTGTCGCCCGCCGTGGCCTTCACCTCGATCACACCATCCCCGACCTCCAGGATCGACACATCGAAGGTCCCGCCACCCAGATCCCACACCAGGATGATCTCGTTCTTCTTCTTATCCAGCCCGTAAGCCAGGGCTGCGGCCGTGGGCTCGTTGATGATGCGCAACACCTCCAGGCCGGCGATCTTCCCCGCGTCCTTGGTCGCCTGGCGCTGGCTATCATTGAAATAGGCGGGCACGGTGATCACCGCCTGGGTGACCGGCTCCCCCAGATAGGCCTCGGCGTCCTGCTTCAGCTTGCGCAGGATCATCGCCGAGATCTCCTGGGGCGTGAACTCCTTGCTCACCGCCGGGATGAACACCCGGGCGTCCCCGTTCGGCCCCTCCACCACCTTATAAGGGACCCGTCGGACCTCCTCCAGCACCTCGCTGTAGCGCCGGCCCATGAAACGCTTGATCGAGAACACGGTGTTCTCCGGGTTGATGATCGCCTGGCGCTTGGCCGGCAGACCCACCAAGCGCTCCCCGGTCTTGGTGAAGGCGACCACCGATGGACAGAGGTTACCGCCCTCGGCGATGGGGATCACCTTGGGCTCCCCACCCTCCATCACGGCGATCACCGAGTTGGTCGTCCCCAGATCAATGCCGACGATCCGTCCCTTCTTGGCCATCGGAAACCTCCCGTTCAGGGTTGTGGGATTCCTCCCCAAACTGATCGATCACCGCAACGAGGGGAGCTTGCCGCTCGATCCGAACCTCAAGGGCCGGAGATGGGGCCCGCTGGGCCAGGGTGGCCTGTATGGCCGGCGAGGGCAGCCGATTATAGTCGCACTGGCACGGCCCCCCCTGGGCGCACCCCAGGCAACAGTAAGGCTGACGATCCACAATGACAGGCTGCCAATCCATTTCGATCCCACAGTTCCGGCAGATCAGCGGCACAGACTCCCCCCTCATCCGCATCGCCTTTGATTCTACGCAGGTTCCATTAGAGGAGCATTAGAGGCAGGGGAGTTCTCCCCTCTGTCGCGAGGCATCTTCGGGGGGCGCTTTCAAAAACATCGAAAAGCGCCGATGGGTTGGCGGGTGAAGCCAGGCGACCGGAGCTCGGGCTATCATGGAGAGAAAACCCCGAACCCCTGGGGAGATCCAAATGGCCCGAGCGCGGACCCAATACGTCTGTCAGAAATGCGGTGCAGTGCATCCCAAGTGGATGGGGCGCTGCCCGGATTGTGGGGAGTGGAATACCCTGGTGGAGGTCTCCCCCTCCCCGTCCGTTCGCACGGTCGGCCTCAAGGGGGCGCCGGGAACCCAGCCCATCCCCCTTCCCGCTGTGGCACCTGCCGGCGTGGAGCGCTGGCCGCTGCCCATCGGGGAGTTCGCCCGCGTGCTGGGGGGCGGGGTAGTGCCAGGCTCCCTCATCCTGGTCGCAGGCGATCCGGGCATCGGGAAATCCACCCTGCTGATGCAGCTGGCGGATCGAATGGCCGGCCCCGAATTCCCGGTCCTTTACATCTCCGGCGAGGAATCCCTCGGCCAGCTGAAGATGCGAGCCGATCGCCTGGGGCTGCACAACCCCCAGCTCTACCTGTTAAACGAAACCCGCATGGAAGCTCTCGTGGATCACATCCAGGCGTTGCGCCCCCGCCTGGTGATCGTGGACTCCATTCAAACCGTTTACATAGAAGAGATCCCCTCCCCTCCCGGGAGCGTCAGCCAGGTCCGCGAGTGCGCCGTCCGGTTTCAGGCGCTGGCCAAAAACCTGGAGATCACCATCTTCCTCATCGGCCACGTGACCAAGGCGGGCCTGATCGCCGGCCCGAAGCTTCTGGAGCACATCGTCGATACCGTCCTCTACCTGGAGGGGGATCGTTACCACGCCTTCCGCATGCTCCGCAGCGTGAAGAACCGTTTCGGCGCCACCTCCGAGGTGGGCGTCTTCGAGATGCGCGGGGATGGGATGGCGGAGGTGCCCAACCCATCCGAGCTCTTCCTGGCCGAGCGCCTGGTCCAGGCCTCCGGCTCGGCGGTCGCCGTGACCATGGAGGGCACCCGCCCGCTGCTGGTGGAAATCCAGGCCCTGGTTAGCCCGGCGCCGCCTGGAGCAGCCCGCCGCACGGCCAATGGAGTGGATCCCTATCGTCTGCTCCTGCTGGTCGCGGTGCTGACCAAGCGGGTGGGCCTGCGCTTGCATGATCATGACCTGTTCGTCAACGTGGTCGGCGGCCTTCGGGTGGACGAGCCGGCCGCGGACCTGGCGGTGGCGATGGCCATTGTCTCCTCCGCTCGGGATCGCCCGTTGCCTCCCGACATGGTATTCATCGGGGAGGTGGGTCTCTCGGGGGAGCTGCGCGCCGTGGGCCATCTCGAGCTCCGCCTGGCGGAAGCGGCCAAGCTCGGCTTCCGGCGCTGCCTCCTGCCCCGCACCGTCCGTCGGCTCCGCGAGGTCCCGGCGGAGCTCACGCTGCTTCCCGCGCGAACGCTTGCGGAGGCGCTTTCGATCGCGTTCCCGGGATAAACCGGAGTTACGCCGCTGGCCTCCCCCCACGAACTTCGGGGGGCCATCCCGCCTCCCCGAAGGAGAGCCCAGCGGTGTCCGTCCATCCCGTCACAGCATCTCCCGCAGCTCCATCGCGTTGATCACCGCATGCCCGAAGGCATCGTTGTTGAAGTAGACATAAACCTCACAGCCCGCCTGAAGGAAACCCCGGATCCGTTCTGCCCAGAGAGCCAGCTCCTCCCGGGGATAGCGGCCTGCGTAAAGCGCGGTGGATCCATGGAAACGAATGTAGACGATGGGCCCGGTGACCCAGAGCGGAGAGGAGAGGCCGGGCATGTCGAAGAGACAGAAGAACAGGCGATAGCGCTCGAGGATCGCGCGGATTGGCTCCACAAACCACCGGGGATCCCGGAACTCGAACCCCTGGAGAAGATCCCCTGGAAGAAGGGCCGCGAACGCCGTTAGGCGATCGGGGTCGGCCCCCCAGCCGGGAGGAAGCTGATAGAGGATGGGTCCCAGGCGATCTCCCAGGCGCCGGGCTCGTTCCAGGAACCTCGCCAGCGGCTCGGCACAATCCTTCAGGCGACGGATATGGGTGAGATAGCGGTTGGCCTTTACGGCATAGCGGAAGCCAGGAGGGGCCTGCTCCCGCCAGCGGTCGAAGGCCCTCTCGGAAGGCAGACGATAGAACGTGCTGTTGATCTCCACTGTGTCGAAGTGCGCAGCGTAATGCGAAAACCAGCGGCTCTGGGGAAGATGCTGGGGATAGAAAACCCCTCGCCAGTGGGGATACATCCATCCGGATGTTCCGATCCAGCATCGAAGGTTCATGCGCGGCGCCCCGGTGCTTCAGCTGGCGATGTGCCGTCCCCGATTTGCGAATGGGATTTGAAGGAGCAAGGCAAGCGGCATCGCCCGGGGGTGAACCTTCGCTACCGTTCCCCCAGGATGATGGCGCTGCGCTCCGCCCCGCGGGCGATGGTCGGGGCCTCCGGGGTCGTCTCCTCCAGCGCCTTCATCCGCGCCGTCAGCCCCTCGATCTCATCCAGATGCAGGCGCAACGTCTCCGCCAGATCCAGCAGCGCCCGGATCAGCTGGCGCTCAAAAGCCCGCCGGAAGGCGGCCAGGGAGTCGAACGCGATCCGATCCGCCTCATCCCCATGCTCGCTGAGCCACAGGGTCGCTGCCGGACTGTGGGCTACCTCTTTCACGAAGATCAGCTTCCGCTTCTTCGCCTGAACCGCTCGGGTCCACTCCAGCCCCATGGGGGCGGAGTAATCCATGCCCAGGATGAACACATACAGATGCGCGGCCGACACGGCTTCCAGCGCAGGGGCCAGGGCCTCGCCGGGCCGGGGGGTATGCCGGATCTCCCATCCCAATCGAACGGGAAGCCCGGCCACCACCTGCCCCACGATCTCGCGCTCCGCCTCCAGCTCCGGGCTGCTGGTGACGAAGAGCCGGATGGGTTCGGCCATGGCGCATCGTCCTCCTCAGATCTCAAAACCTCCCCTCGTATCATTGTATGCAGCGGGTCCTGAGGGAAGCCAGCGGTCAAGGGGGAAGAGAGCCCTTCGAAGGCGCGTGGGGCGCCCGAGGCGCTCCGCCGGCGTAGCCCCTGCCGTGGATATCAACGCTCGTTTCCCCCCACGACGGGCGGGAACAGCCGGACCAGATCCCCGGGCCTCAGGGGCGTATCCAGGGTGGCCTGAGCCTCATTGACAAAGACGGCATGGATCAGCTCGAGAGGAATCCCCAGGGCGCCTGCGACATCGCGGGGGGTGCCATTCTCCGGGATCTCCACCGGAATCCCCTCGTCCTGCGCCCCGGCGGGACGATAGCGACGGAGGATCGCATGCAATTTCACAGTGACCCGCATCGCTCACTCCCCCAGGACAGGCCGGATCCCTCGATGCACCACACGCCCGCCGATGGTCTGCAGGATCTTGCGGGGATCCTCCCACCGGCCGGTGCGAGCCTGAAGGGCCTGGGACATCTGCTTGGGCGTCATGGGCTGATTGCCGTTGATCAGCAACAGACGGAACACCGCGTCGGTGAGAGGCGTCTGGGAGGTGAGGAAATCCGGCTGACGGCTGCAGTGCTGCAACAGGATATGCCACAGCCCATCCACCCGCCGGACCTCTGCGGTCTCCGGATCCACCCAGTCGATCTCCGCCGCCTCAGGATTCGCCAGGAATTGATCCCGGTGCTCCGGGCACAAATGGCTCATCAGATAAGCGCGGAAATCCTGCCCTTCCCGCTTCCACCAGTCCAGATCGATGCGGAAGGGGGTATCCAACGTCGGCTTGATCAGCCGTTGCATCAGAGCCCGCGGGCGGTCGCTCATGCGCCCTCCTCTGTCCACCTCCAGTAGCCATCGCCCAGGTAAACACACCCGGGCATGCCCATCACCTCTTCGAAGAGCGACTCCG
Above is a genomic segment from Thermoflexus sp. containing:
- the dnaK gene encoding molecular chaperone DnaK, coding for MAKKGRIVGIDLGTTNSVIAVMEGGEPKVIPIAEGGNLCPSVVAFTKTGERLVGLPAKRQAIINPENTVFSIKRFMGRRYSEVLEEVRRVPYKVVEGPNGDARVFIPAVSKEFTPQEISAMILRKLKQDAEAYLGEPVTQAVITVPAYFNDSQRQATKDAGKIAGLEVLRIINEPTAAALAYGLDKKKNEIILVWDLGGGTFDVSILEVGDGVIEVKATAGDTHLGGDDWDQVIIDYVAEEFMKEHGIDLRKDRQALQRLKEAAEKAKIELSTLMETEINLPFITATADGPKHLQMRLTRAKFEQLSRHLVERLKGPFEQALRDAKLRPEQIDEVILVGGATRMPMVQQLVRELTGKEPHKGVNPDEVVAVGAAIQAGVLAGEVRDVLLLDVTPLSLGVETLGGVMTVIIPRNTTIPVRKTEVFTTAEDFQTAVDIKVYQGERPMAADNILLGQFRLEGIPPAPRGVPQIEVTFDIDANGILHVSARDRATGKEAKITITASTNLSKEEVERLLKEAERYAEEDRRRRELAEARNEADNMIYSVERSLRELGDQVSPADRERLEGLIRQLKEAMGTDNAARIRQLTQELRQAALAIGQAVYQRAAAGGSGSSRPSGEGEVVEGEYRQV
- the radA gene encoding DNA repair protein RadA — encoded protein: MARARTQYVCQKCGAVHPKWMGRCPDCGEWNTLVEVSPSPSVRTVGLKGAPGTQPIPLPAVAPAGVERWPLPIGEFARVLGGGVVPGSLILVAGDPGIGKSTLLMQLADRMAGPEFPVLYISGEESLGQLKMRADRLGLHNPQLYLLNETRMEALVDHIQALRPRLVIVDSIQTVYIEEIPSPPGSVSQVRECAVRFQALAKNLEITIFLIGHVTKAGLIAGPKLLEHIVDTVLYLEGDRYHAFRMLRSVKNRFGATSEVGVFEMRGDGMAEVPNPSELFLAERLVQASGSAVAVTMEGTRPLLVEIQALVSPAPPGAARRTANGVDPYRLLLLVAVLTKRVGLRLHDHDLFVNVVGGLRVDEPAADLAVAMAIVSSARDRPLPPDMVFIGEVGLSGELRAVGHLELRLAEAAKLGFRRCLLPRTVRRLREVPAELTLLPARTLAEALSIAFPG
- a CDS encoding DUF72 domain-containing protein, with translation MNLRCWIGTSGWMYPHWRGVFYPQHLPQSRWFSHYAAHFDTVEINSTFYRLPSERAFDRWREQAPPGFRYAVKANRYLTHIRRLKDCAEPLARFLERARRLGDRLGPILYQLPPGWGADPDRLTAFAALLPGDLLQGFEFRDPRWFVEPIRAILERYRLFFCLFDMPGLSSPLWVTGPIVYIRFHGSTALYAGRYPREELALWAERIRGFLQAGCEVYVYFNNDAFGHAVINAMELREML
- a CDS encoding MoaD/ThiS family protein, whose translation is MRVTVKLHAILRRYRPAGAQDEGIPVEIPENGTPRDVAGALGIPLELIHAVFVNEAQATLDTPLRPGDLVRLFPPVVGGNER